A genomic segment from Paenibacillus sp. FSL K6-1096 encodes:
- the recA gene encoding recombinase RecA, which produces MSDRRAALEMALRQIEKQFGKGSVMKLGESTHMKVEVVPSGSLALDIALGIGGLPKGRIIEVYGPESSGKTTVALHAIAEVQKQGGQAAFIDAEHALDPKYANALGVNIDELLLSQPDTGEQALEIAEALVRSGAVDIIVVDSVAALVPKAEIEGDMGDSHVGLQARLMSQALRKLSGAINKSNTIAIFINQLREKIGVMFGNPETTPGGRALKFYSSIRLDVRRVESIKMGNDVVGNRTKIKVVKNKVAPPFKQADVDIMYGEGISKEGSLVDIGTEMDIVNKSGAWYSYDGERLGQGRENSKQFLKEHPDVALLIENKIREASNLSTLVAAPTEAEAAAEQEEEEKLLLEIE; this is translated from the coding sequence TTGTCAGATCGTCGTGCAGCGCTTGAGATGGCGCTTCGTCAAATAGAAAAACAATTCGGTAAAGGTTCGGTTATGAAACTGGGCGAATCGACCCACATGAAAGTGGAAGTTGTACCTAGCGGATCTTTGGCACTTGATATTGCACTGGGTATCGGCGGACTTCCCAAAGGACGTATTATTGAAGTGTATGGACCGGAATCCTCCGGTAAGACAACGGTGGCTCTTCATGCCATCGCTGAAGTACAGAAGCAAGGCGGACAAGCTGCCTTCATCGATGCCGAGCATGCGCTTGATCCCAAGTATGCGAATGCGCTGGGCGTTAACATTGATGAATTGCTGCTCTCCCAGCCGGATACGGGAGAACAGGCCCTTGAGATTGCCGAAGCGCTGGTGCGCAGCGGTGCGGTAGACATTATTGTAGTTGACTCTGTTGCAGCTCTGGTACCGAAGGCTGAAATCGAAGGCGATATGGGTGATTCCCATGTCGGTCTGCAGGCCCGCCTGATGTCTCAGGCACTCCGCAAGTTGTCCGGTGCGATCAACAAATCGAATACGATTGCCATCTTCATTAACCAGCTTCGCGAGAAGATTGGTGTTATGTTCGGTAACCCTGAGACTACGCCAGGCGGACGCGCCCTGAAGTTCTACTCGTCCATCCGGCTGGATGTGCGCCGTGTAGAGAGCATCAAGATGGGTAATGATGTGGTTGGTAACCGTACGAAGATCAAGGTTGTGAAGAACAAGGTAGCGCCTCCGTTCAAGCAAGCGGATGTGGATATCATGTACGGCGAAGGGATTTCCAAAGAGGGAAGCCTGGTGGATATCGGAACCGAGATGGATATCGTCAACAAGAGCGGAGCCTGGTACTCTTATGACGGCGAACGCCTGGGTCAGGGCCGTGAGAACTCCAAGCAGTTCCTGAAGGAACATCCGGATGTTGCCCTGCTGATCGAGAACAAGATCCGTGAAGCCAGCAACTTGTCAACTCTGGTTGCTGCACCAACTGAAGCGGAGGCTGCCGCTGAGCAGGAGGAAGAAGAGAAGCTGCTGCTGGAGATTGAATAG
- a CDS encoding competence/damage-inducible protein A: MKAEIIAVGTELLLGQIVNSNAQFLSTELAALGIDVYFQTVVGDNKNRLLEAIGIARSRADIILFTGGIGPTEDDLTKDALAAALGRTLHIDQLAMDHVQRFFDERKIVMTENNRKQALVIEGTTPLANDIGLAVGLAYAEQDKYYIVLPGPPREMKPMFTDKAKPWLQQHALTNEMPIYSKMLKFAGIGESLLEDKLIDLIRSQSDPTIAPYAKEGEVTVRISTKAPSEREAMVKLDALEKKIAAILPEHLYANIDVPLEQLIVDWMADAGLTLSAAESCTGGLLMESITNIPGSASMFAGGIVCYSNDIKKKLLNVPSAMLEGPDAPGAVSREVAEVLAEQVRMIGDTDFGLSVTGVAGPGYSERKPVGLVFVGLAERGCKTEVYELNLKGTRENIRLRTVKALLYRLWRRLEERKVSTPLEGSALQ, translated from the coding sequence TGGTCGGAGATAACAAGAACCGTCTGCTGGAGGCAATCGGGATCGCCCGGAGCCGGGCGGATATTATATTGTTCACCGGCGGAATCGGTCCGACCGAGGATGACCTGACCAAGGATGCTTTGGCGGCGGCCCTTGGCCGCACGCTTCATATTGACCAGCTTGCCATGGATCATGTGCAGCGCTTCTTCGATGAGCGCAAGATTGTGATGACCGAGAATAACCGCAAGCAGGCCCTGGTGATTGAAGGAACCACCCCGCTCGCCAACGATATTGGGCTGGCGGTCGGACTTGCCTATGCAGAGCAGGACAAGTATTACATTGTGCTGCCGGGGCCGCCCCGGGAGATGAAGCCGATGTTCACGGACAAGGCCAAGCCGTGGCTGCAGCAGCATGCCCTTACGAATGAAATGCCGATCTACTCGAAGATGCTCAAGTTCGCAGGCATTGGCGAATCGCTGCTGGAGGATAAGCTGATCGACCTGATCCGCAGCCAGAGCGATCCGACTATAGCGCCTTATGCTAAGGAAGGCGAAGTAACCGTGCGGATCTCCACGAAGGCTCCTTCCGAACGCGAGGCGATGGTTAAGCTTGATGCACTGGAGAAGAAGATTGCCGCTATTCTGCCGGAGCATCTCTATGCCAACATTGATGTGCCGCTGGAGCAGCTGATTGTGGACTGGATGGCGGATGCCGGACTGACGCTTAGCGCGGCTGAGAGCTGCACCGGCGGTCTGCTCATGGAGAGCATCACGAATATTCCGGGCAGCGCCTCCATGTTCGCCGGGGGGATTGTCTGCTATTCCAATGACATCAAGAAGAAGCTGCTGAATGTGCCTTCCGCCATGCTGGAGGGTCCCGACGCTCCCGGAGCGGTAAGCCGGGAGGTGGCCGAGGTGCTGGCGGAGCAGGTGCGCATGATTGGCGATACGGACTTTGGCCTGTCGGTTACCGGTGTAGCCGGACCGGGGTATTCGGAGCGCAAGCCTGTCGGCCTTGTATTTGTCGGGCTGGCAGAGCGGGGCTGCAAGACGGAGGTCTATGAGCTGAATCTGAAGGGAACGCGGGAGAATATCCGCCTGCGCACCGTCAAGGCGCTGCTGTACCGTCTGTGGCGCCGCCTGGAGGAGCGCAAGGTGTCCACCCCGCTGGAGGGCTCGGCCTTGCAATAG
- a CDS encoding RecX family transcriptional regulator, whose translation MVIQLNPEPEEQEEQVLADFPDDEELVITRVERLKKSNYRYLIHFGAYSMTVHEDIMIKYRMITGSTFVKADLEDIVAADERQRAYVEGLRYLERKPRTTQEMARRLREKEIGETVISEVLLRLQSERLLDDPLYARQWAEQRMTYQRKGKMWIRQELREKGIDPSLIAETLEEITPEQELESALQTGRKKWNLLRGDAADKRRKTGAYLMRRGFSGEQVRRVLGILREEEDSGPDEEEMYFPD comes from the coding sequence ATGGTTATACAGTTGAATCCTGAACCGGAGGAACAGGAGGAGCAGGTGCTGGCGGATTTCCCCGATGATGAGGAACTGGTAATTACGCGTGTAGAGCGCCTGAAGAAGTCGAACTACCGTTATCTGATTCATTTCGGAGCCTATAGCATGACTGTTCACGAGGATATTATGATTAAGTACCGGATGATTACCGGAAGCACGTTCGTGAAGGCTGATCTGGAGGACATTGTGGCAGCCGATGAACGCCAGCGGGCCTATGTGGAAGGGCTGAGATATCTGGAACGCAAGCCGAGAACTACTCAGGAGATGGCCCGCCGTTTAAGAGAGAAGGAAATAGGGGAGACTGTTATATCTGAGGTGCTGCTGCGTCTGCAGAGTGAACGTCTGCTGGATGATCCCCTGTATGCCAGACAGTGGGCAGAGCAGCGGATGACCTACCAGCGCAAGGGGAAGATGTGGATTCGCCAGGAGCTGCGCGAGAAGGGGATCGATCCGTCCCTGATTGCTGAGACACTGGAGGAGATCACCCCCGAGCAGGAGCTGGAGAGTGCGCTTCAGACCGGACGGAAGAAATGGAACCTGCTCCGCGGAGACGCGGCCGATAAACGGCGCAAGACGGGAGCCTATCTGATGAGGCGCGGATTCTCCGGTGAGCAGGTGCGCCGGGTGCTCGGAATTCTGCGGGAAGAGGAGGATTCCGGCCCGGATGAGGAGGAGATGTACTTCCCGGATTGA